The Desulfuromonadaceae bacterium genome contains the following window.
TAACGCTGGCGCGCGATCTGGTCAATGAACCGGGCAATATCAAGTCACCGGAATTTCTGGCGCAAACCGCAATCACCATTGCCGCCGAGACCGGAATGCGCTGCACCGTTCTTGATCGTGCACAACTTGCCGCTGAGGGGCTGGGAGCACTCCTTGCCGTTGCCCAGGGGAGTCTCCGCGAGCCGCGCCTGATTACCCTCGAATACCGTGGCGGCGGCGACGCCAGGCCGGTCGCACTGATCGGTAAAGGAGTGGTGTTTGACGCCGGGGGAATTTCGCTGAAACCGGCGGAGAAGATGGATGAGATGAAGATGGACATGGGGGGCGCCGCAGCAGTACTCGGCACGCTGCTGGTCGCGGCGCTGCTCAAGCTGCCGCTTAATCTGATCGGGGTCATCCCGGCTGTGGAGAATATGCCCTCGGGAAGCGCCATGCGTCCCGGCGACATTATCACCTCCCTCTCCGGCAAGACCATCGAAGTTCTCAATACCGATGCCGAAGGGCGGTTGATTCTTGCCGATGCGCTGACCTGGGTGGAACGCTATGACCCGCTCGCCATCATCGACCTGGCAACCCTCACCGGAGCGTGTATCATCGCCCTCGGCCATCACGCCACCGCGTTGCTGGGAAACAATGACAGGTTGGTCAGAGCCTTGCTCAAGGCCGGCGAGAGCAGCGGCGAACGGCTCTGGCAATTACCGCTGTGGGACAATTACGGCGAGCAACTCAAGAGCGAGGTCGCCGACCTGAAGAACACCGGCGGTCGTCCG
Protein-coding sequences here:
- a CDS encoding leucyl aminopeptidase; the encoded protein is MKIEVKAANALKQKTPCLTLGVFDGRLSPQLREVDKLLGGALTNARRDQEFRGKAGETLLLTSAGQLPARRVLLVGLGKAAQVDREGLRRAAAKMVRIVQQQRLGSVVTDLATLGPEGLAAADCAAAVVEGACLANYRFDRYRTEQRDKLPPELTCVTLLASQPAQLAALTAGAERATQLCRGVTLARDLVNEPGNIKSPEFLAQTAITIAAETGMRCTVLDRAQLAAEGLGALLAVAQGSLREPRLITLEYRGGGDARPVALIGKGVVFDAGGISLKPAEKMDEMKMDMGGAAAVLGTLLVAALLKLPLNLIGVIPAVENMPSGSAMRPGDIITSLSGKTIEVLNTDAEGRLILADALTWVERYDPLAIIDLATLTGACIIALGHHATALLGNNDRLVRALLKAGESSGERLWQLPLWDNYGEQLKSEVADLKNTGGRPAGTITAAAFLSNFVGERPWAHLDIAGTAWAEKAADFTQGGGTGVGVRLLVEYLTSLG